GGCTTCGGCTACCGCGAGGAGACCAAAGACAACGCCATTGCCGCTGCGCACACGCCAGTGTGGGATCAGCTGTGGTGCGACAACCCGCGCAGCTTGGTGTCCGGCTCCGGTTTAGATGTGGGCTTGCCCGAAGGGCAGTTCGGCAACAGCGAAGTCGGCCACATGACACTGGGCGCAGGGCGCGTGGTGTGGCAGCAGTTGACGCGCATCGACAAAGACATCGCCGACGGCACCTTCTTTGAAAACCCTGCCTATTGCGCAGCCATCGATAAAGCCATCGCCAATAACAAAGCCGTACACATCTGGGGCTTGCTCTCCGATGGCGGCGTACACAGCCACGAAAATCACATCCTCGCCGCCCTGCAACTCGCTGTGCAGCGCGGTGCCGAGCAGGTTTATTTGCACGCGTTTTTAGATGGGCGCGACACACCGCCGCGCAGTGCAGAAGATTCACTGCGCATCACACAAGACACGCTGGAGGCACTCGGCACCGGCCGCATCGCCACACTGTGCGGTCGCTATTACGCGATGGATCGCGATAAACGCTGGGATCGCGTCGAAAAAGCTTACAACTTACTCACTGATGGTCGCGCCGAGTTTCACGCCGCCACCGCTCTTGAAGGTTTGCACGACGCTTACGCGCGCGATGAAAACGACGAATTTGTAAAACCCACCGTGATCGGCGCACCCGTGCAATTACACGATGGCGACGCGGTGTTGTTTATGAATTTCCGCGCCGATCGCGCACGGCAAATCACGCGCGCCTTTACCAATCCTGCGTTTGACGGTTTTGTGCGCGCACGCACTCCAACACTCGGCACCTTTGTGATGACCAGTGAATACGCCGACGATATTCCTGCGCTGTGCGCCTATCCACCATCCACTCTGAAAAACTCATTGGGCGAATATTTAGCCAGTTTAGGCAAAACGCAATTGCGCATTGCGGAAACCGAAAAATACGCGCATGTCACTTTCTTTTTCAGCGGCGGGCGCGAAGCCTTGTACGAAGGCGAAACACGCATTCTTGTCGATTCACCCAAGGTTGCCACTTACGATTTGCAGCCGGAGATGAGCGCGTTTGAAGTCACTGATAAATTGGTGGAGGCGATAAGCAGCCAACAGTTCGATGTGATTATTTGCAATTACGCCAACGGCGATATGGTGGGGCACACCGGCATTTTCAGCGCCGCAGTAAAAGCGGTGGAGGCTCTAGATATTTGTG
The DNA window shown above is from Cellvibrionales bacterium and carries:
- a CDS encoding 2,3-bisphosphoglycerate-independent phosphoglycerate mutase, with protein sequence MTTPPKPLVLLILDGFGYREETKDNAIAAAHTPVWDQLWCDNPRSLVSGSGLDVGLPEGQFGNSEVGHMTLGAGRVVWQQLTRIDKDIADGTFFENPAYCAAIDKAIANNKAVHIWGLLSDGGVHSHENHILAALQLAVQRGAEQVYLHAFLDGRDTPPRSAEDSLRITQDTLEALGTGRIATLCGRYYAMDRDKRWDRVEKAYNLLTDGRAEFHAATALEGLHDAYARDENDEFVKPTVIGAPVQLHDGDAVLFMNFRADRARQITRAFTNPAFDGFVRARTPTLGTFVMTSEYADDIPALCAYPPSTLKNSLGEYLASLGKTQLRIAETEKYAHVTFFFSGGREALYEGETRILVDSPKVATYDLQPEMSAFEVTDKLVEAISSQQFDVIICNYANGDMVGHTGIFSAAVKAVEALDICVGRVRDAVLAAGGECLITADHGNCEQMQDYEAQQVHTQHTCEQVPFLYIGQRTVTINDGGTLADVAPSMLALLNLPQPAEMQGRNLITIHNK